In one Actinomycetota bacterium genomic region, the following are encoded:
- a CDS encoding serine/threonine protein kinase, with amino-acid sequence MEEHGLILDRYRPLALLGEGGHGSVVLAYDTKMARRVAIKRLPLPLSEDGRPVSKRGLGEARTAALLNHPGIVTVHEWDTDADEAFLIMEHVDGLPLSELLDRTGAPLDLDEIAAVVADVAAALRFAHDNGVLHLDLKPDNVLITREGRIKIADFGVAALTGLGGHAPGLGGTLGYMPLEQLVGEQLDERCDEWALAALTYEMLTGRNPFAADRVDDAIFRIELEDAPAPSDLVRRLPAGIDGVVMTGLAPHRGQRYRTVAEFASDLTPHLGDPQAGRDSLGRLVCALAEEADEGVPLEGLGLWDRLSNRGHLVSRAGATAAASWCAYSALTHLELPPAAEWVAGAVVAACAWAAPPLGLALGLLAVVAAEAVAAGPWLAVLVFAAVAAYWWFVGRSGKGYAFTPILAPAFAVARCGFAIPMLLGFAFGPAWAALSSALSAAVVMTTAAAYRPIAPYLSVPLRFFSEPWNLGEHGGAGAVWANPGAYVTVAAWGLAGLMMSLLSRRGTRRAAAAGMAAATAALVIGYVVWG; translated from the coding sequence GTGGAGGAGCACGGCCTCATCCTCGACCGCTACCGTCCTCTCGCCCTCCTCGGAGAGGGCGGGCACGGCTCGGTCGTGCTCGCGTACGACACGAAGATGGCGCGCCGGGTCGCGATCAAGCGCCTCCCGCTCCCGCTGTCCGAGGACGGCCGTCCGGTCTCGAAGCGCGGCCTCGGCGAGGCGCGCACAGCCGCCCTGCTCAACCACCCCGGCATCGTCACGGTCCATGAATGGGACACCGACGCCGACGAGGCGTTCCTCATCATGGAGCACGTCGACGGCCTGCCGCTCTCGGAGCTGCTCGACCGCACCGGCGCCCCGCTGGACTTGGACGAGATCGCGGCGGTGGTCGCGGACGTCGCGGCGGCGCTGCGCTTCGCGCACGACAACGGGGTGCTGCACCTCGACCTGAAGCCGGACAACGTGCTCATCACGCGCGAGGGGCGCATCAAGATCGCCGACTTCGGCGTCGCGGCGCTCACCGGGCTCGGCGGCCACGCGCCGGGGCTCGGCGGGACGCTCGGCTACATGCCGCTCGAGCAGCTCGTCGGCGAGCAGCTCGACGAGCGCTGCGACGAGTGGGCCCTCGCGGCGCTGACCTACGAGATGCTCACGGGCCGCAACCCGTTCGCCGCCGACCGCGTCGACGACGCGATCTTCCGCATCGAGCTCGAGGACGCGCCGGCGCCCTCAGACCTCGTCCGCCGGCTGCCCGCCGGCATCGACGGCGTCGTCATGACGGGCCTCGCTCCGCACCGAGGGCAACGCTACCGCACGGTCGCCGAGTTCGCGTCGGATCTCACGCCACACCTCGGCGACCCGCAGGCGGGACGCGACTCCCTCGGCCGCCTGGTGTGCGCCCTGGCCGAGGAGGCCGACGAGGGGGTCCCGCTCGAGGGGCTCGGGCTGTGGGACCGGCTCTCGAACCGCGGGCACCTCGTCAGCCGAGCGGGCGCGACCGCTGCCGCGTCGTGGTGCGCATACAGTGCGCTCACGCACCTCGAACTGCCGCCGGCCGCGGAGTGGGTCGCGGGCGCGGTCGTCGCCGCGTGCGCCTGGGCCGCGCCGCCGCTCGGACTCGCCCTCGGCTTGCTCGCCGTCGTCGCCGCGGAAGCGGTGGCCGCCGGCCCGTGGCTCGCGGTGCTGGTCTTCGCGGCGGTGGCGGCGTACTGGTGGTTCGTCGGCCGCTCGGGCAAGGGCTACGCCTTCACGCCGATCCTCGCGCCGGCGTTCGCGGTCGCGCGCTGCGGTTTCGCGATCCCCATGCTGCTCGGATTCGCATTCGGGCCGGCGTGGGCCGCGCTGTCTTCCGCCCTCTCGGCGGCGGTCGTGATGACCACAGCGGCCGCCTACCGCCCCATCGCGCCGTACCTCTCCGTGCCGCTGCGCTTCTTCTCCGAGCCGTGGAACCTGGGCGAGCACGGCGGCGCGGGGGCAGTGTGGGCGAACCCGGGCGCGTACGTGACGGTCGCGGCCTGGGGTCTCGCCGGCCTGATGATGTCGCTCCTGAGCCGCCGCGGCACGCGCCGGGCGGCCGCGGCCGGCATGGCGGCGGCGACGGCGGCCCTGGTGATCGGCTACGTCGTGTGGGGC